In Nostoc sp. UHCC 0926, a single genomic region encodes these proteins:
- a CDS encoding TonB-dependent receptor, protein MKPRLHHTSIFNLKMMGVMPIAFSLVLYPAIVKAEPASENLFFPDSSSQADKGVEAPDFSGDLENLSPSSKEALNSSPTLVRKGAGELGFALVVADDVKNQIEVQADQEKVLEKSTDSNSPHLSGSSDELTSTSSAPVTDTSIPNVQPSETQIQAFQPATSVDLPRGLRKIAGIKNEGRKDTESQFQASPTKIQAFQPATSVDLPRGLSKIAGVDARTSGQGVNQNLPVSPISTAIKILTPTPNSVVDVPATTVIVQFTVGSKVELRVNGELVDPSLVGRTESDATTNLVTQTWYGVSLKEGNNTISAQVVGGTEPPVTMQVAVRGAPQKLTLETVESRIPADGRSTATIRGQLMDVNGNRSNRDAVVTLIPTAGEFIGKDFKPDEPGFQVSAKAGQFTATLRSQLKAQTVQIRAIANDLEAFTQLQFETALRPSLVTGVIDLRLGARGTNYYGSFRDFLPPDKDNSTQLDFHSAIFATGAIGEWLFTGAYNSSRNLNEDCNCENRLFKTYQFSEQNYPVYGDSSQVDAIAPSIDSVYLRLERSTGIPGSSPDYAMWGDYNTEEFARRSQQFTSITRQLHGFKANYNLGNLQITGLYGNHLEGFQRDTIAPDGTSGYYFLSRRILQPGSENVFIELEELNRPGTVLERKQLNRGPDYEIDYDRGTLLFREPILRTDIDQTGQVLVRRIVVSYEYDSQDSDGNIFAGRLQYNLSRKLNQESWIGATYVQENHGVRDFQLYGADALIALGDQGKLIAEYAHSSNDSDVVGKVRGDAYRLEAEGQIANGILGRAYYRFADTGFANNSTISFVPGQTRYGAQVTAKLSSSTNVRAQYDHEDNFGIAPQPLDTFEELFAPRSEAIPGSNVDNSLTTISAGIQQRLGSATLDVDWIHRHREDRIPDSALSGDSDQLRSRFSVPIAKNLTFQAQNELSLSSQKDTVYPDRTILGLNWAAIPGVNISLAQQFYTSGQYSGNSITSLSVNGEHKLGSDTTLTGRYSILGGANEMTTQGAIGLNNRWTIASGLRLNVAYEHVFGNFFGRTAAGQQYAQPFAFGQSASAIGFDGGDSYSVGLEYSDNPQFQASARYEHRSSSGGGNTVITAGVTGKISPALTALIRYQQAGSSNQKLSGLGDTANLKLGLAYRDPNSDKFNALLRYEYRQNPSTIPDTILLGSGTGSQDHTFALEAIYAPNWQWEFYGKYALRNSTSYIASDLAGTSTVNLAQLRATYRLGYSWDLVGEARVISQSSYSETGFVIETGYYLTPNLRVSAGYVFGKVDDRDFSGTRSAGGAYLGISVKLNELFDGFGQQKPVARQQQQPNQTEAQVKKDGAI, encoded by the coding sequence ATGAAGCCCAGACTGCACCATACAAGTATTTTCAACCTGAAGATGATGGGGGTGATGCCAATAGCTTTCAGCCTCGTTTTGTATCCTGCCATAGTTAAGGCAGAACCTGCAAGTGAAAATCTTTTTTTCCCCGATTCGTCTTCGCAAGCAGACAAGGGTGTTGAAGCTCCTGACTTTTCAGGGGATCTGGAAAACCTCTCTCCTTCTAGCAAAGAGGCTTTGAATTCTTCCCCAACGCTAGTAAGGAAGGGGGCTGGGGAGTTGGGTTTCGCTTTGGTTGTTGCAGATGATGTGAAAAATCAGATCGAAGTTCAAGCAGATCAGGAGAAAGTGCTTGAAAAAAGTACGGATTCAAATTCGCCCCATCTTTCGGGAAGTTCCGACGAACTTACCTCAACTTCTTCAGCACCAGTTACTGATACTTCAATTCCAAATGTTCAGCCAAGTGAAACGCAAATACAAGCATTTCAACCAGCAACTTCTGTTGATTTGCCCAGAGGCTTACGCAAAATAGCAGGAATCAAAAACGAAGGACGTAAAGACACCGAGAGCCAGTTTCAAGCTTCTCCAACGAAAATACAAGCATTTCAACCAGCAACTTCTGTTGATTTACCTAGAGGCTTAAGCAAAATAGCCGGAGTAGACGCAAGAACAAGTGGACAAGGGGTGAATCAAAATCTCCCCGTGTCCCCCATTTCCACAGCAATTAAAATTTTGACTCCAACGCCTAATAGTGTTGTAGATGTACCAGCTACTACGGTGATTGTGCAATTTACCGTTGGTAGTAAAGTGGAATTGCGGGTAAATGGCGAGTTGGTAGATCCTTCCTTAGTTGGACGGACGGAAAGCGATGCCACCACCAACTTGGTAACGCAGACATGGTATGGTGTCTCCTTAAAAGAAGGTAATAACACCATCTCTGCACAAGTAGTTGGAGGGACAGAACCCCCTGTAACGATGCAAGTAGCAGTCCGGGGAGCGCCACAGAAACTAACCTTAGAAACAGTTGAGTCTCGTATCCCAGCAGATGGACGTTCTACAGCGACAATCCGGGGTCAACTCATGGATGTAAATGGCAATCGCTCTAATCGTGATGCTGTTGTCACTTTGATACCCACTGCTGGGGAGTTTATTGGGAAAGATTTCAAACCCGATGAACCCGGATTTCAAGTCTCGGCGAAAGCGGGGCAATTTACAGCTACTTTGCGATCGCAGCTAAAAGCGCAAACTGTACAAATTCGCGCGATCGCTAATGATTTAGAAGCCTTTACCCAACTACAATTTGAAACGGCACTGCGTCCGAGTTTGGTAACAGGGGTAATAGATTTACGTTTGGGCGCTAGAGGTACAAATTATTACGGGAGTTTCCGTGATTTCCTCCCTCCTGATAAAGACAACAGCACCCAATTAGATTTCCACTCAGCGATATTTGCCACTGGTGCGATTGGAGAATGGTTGTTTACAGGCGCATACAACAGTTCTCGTAACCTCAATGAAGATTGCAACTGTGAAAATCGCCTGTTTAAAACTTACCAATTCAGTGAGCAAAACTATCCTGTCTACGGTGATAGCTCCCAAGTTGATGCGATAGCTCCTTCCATTGACAGCGTATATCTGCGTCTTGAGCGTTCAACTGGTATACCCGGATCTTCCCCTGATTATGCCATGTGGGGTGACTACAACACAGAAGAATTTGCTCGGCGATCGCAGCAATTTACTTCTATCACCCGTCAACTCCACGGCTTTAAAGCTAACTACAACTTAGGAAACTTACAAATTACAGGTTTGTATGGCAACCACTTAGAAGGGTTTCAACGAGATACCATTGCTCCCGATGGTACTAGTGGTTATTACTTCCTATCTCGCAGAATACTACAACCAGGCAGTGAAAATGTCTTTATCGAGTTAGAAGAACTCAATCGTCCTGGGACTGTACTAGAACGCAAGCAGCTTAACCGAGGCCCAGACTACGAAATCGACTACGATCGCGGTACCTTATTATTCCGTGAACCCATTCTTCGCACTGATATTGATCAAACTGGACAAGTCTTGGTACGCCGGATTGTTGTTAGCTATGAATATGACAGCCAAGACTCTGATGGCAATATCTTTGCAGGTCGTCTGCAATACAACCTTTCCCGCAAACTTAATCAGGAAAGTTGGATCGGTGCAACTTACGTCCAAGAAAATCACGGGGTGCGTGACTTTCAACTCTACGGCGCAGATGCACTGATTGCTTTGGGTGATCAAGGTAAGTTAATCGCAGAATATGCCCATTCCAGTAATGATTCTGATGTGGTGGGAAAAGTCAGGGGTGATGCGTATCGGTTAGAAGCTGAGGGACAAATTGCCAATGGGATTCTAGGTCGTGCCTATTATCGCTTTGCTGATACAGGTTTTGCTAATAATTCCACTATCAGCTTTGTCCCAGGACAAACCCGTTATGGAGCGCAGGTTACAGCTAAACTCTCCTCAAGTACCAATGTCAGGGCACAATATGACCACGAAGACAACTTTGGGATTGCTCCCCAACCCCTAGACACCTTTGAAGAGCTGTTTGCACCGCGTTCTGAGGCCATACCTGGCAGCAATGTTGATAATTCACTGACGACGATTTCCGCTGGGATTCAACAACGCTTGGGTAGCGCTACCCTTGATGTGGATTGGATTCATCGTCATCGGGAAGACCGCATCCCCGACAGCGCCCTGAGTGGTGATTCTGATCAATTGCGATCGCGTTTTTCAGTTCCCATCGCTAAGAATCTGACTTTCCAAGCCCAAAATGAACTGAGTTTATCTTCCCAAAAAGATACTGTTTACCCAGACCGTACCATCTTAGGCTTGAATTGGGCAGCAATTCCTGGTGTCAATATCAGTCTGGCCCAACAGTTTTACACTAGCGGTCAATATTCGGGTAATTCCATCACCAGCTTGAGTGTCAATGGTGAACACAAACTCGGATCAGATACTACTTTGACAGGTCGTTACTCAATTTTGGGTGGTGCTAACGAAATGACTACCCAAGGGGCGATTGGTCTAAATAATCGCTGGACTATTGCTTCGGGATTGCGGCTGAACGTTGCTTACGAACACGTATTTGGCAACTTCTTCGGACGAACTGCGGCGGGTCAACAATATGCTCAACCCTTCGCTTTTGGTCAATCAGCATCTGCGATCGGATTTGATGGGGGCGATAGTTACAGTGTGGGGCTGGAATACTCTGATAATCCGCAGTTTCAAGCCAGCGCTCGTTACGAACATCGCTCCTCTTCTGGTGGTGGCAATACAGTAATTACCGCAGGTGTTACGGGTAAAATTTCTCCGGCTCTCACAGCCTTGATACGTTATCAACAAGCCGGTTCTTCCAATCAAAAGCTTTCAGGATTGGGGGATACAGCTAATCTGAAGCTAGGTTTAGCCTACCGCGATCCCAATAGTGATAAATTTAATGCTTTATTGCGTTATGAATATCGCCAAAATCCATCAACTATCCCTGACACCATCCTCTTAGGTAGTGGTACAGGTTCTCAAGACCATACTTTTGCCTTAGAAGCTATTTATGCTCCTAACTGGCAATGGGAATTCTATGGCAAGTATGCCTTGCGTAACAGCACCTCTTACATAGCCAGTGATTTAGCTGGTACTAGCACAGTAAATCTGGCGCAATTACGCGCTACCTATCGTTTAGGATATAGCTGGGATTTGGTGGGTGAGGCTCGTGTAATTAGTCAGTCTAGCTACAGCGAAACAGGGTTTGTTATAGAAACAGGCTACTACCTCACGCCTAACCTGCGCGTTTCGGCTGGATATGTGTTTGGTAAAGTTGATGACCGGGATTTCTCAGGAACACGTTCCGCAGGCGGCGCATATTTGGGTATCAGCGTCAAACTCAACGAATTATTTGATGGCTTTGGACAGCAAAAACCTGTAGCGCGTCAGCAACAGCAGCCAAATCAAACAGAAGCGCAGGTGAAAAAAGATGGAGCAATTTAA